One segment of Engraulis encrasicolus isolate BLACKSEA-1 chromosome 7, IST_EnEncr_1.0, whole genome shotgun sequence DNA contains the following:
- the LOC134452948 gene encoding 15-hydroxyprostaglandin dehydrogenase [NAD(+)]-like isoform X2, producing the protein MALDGKVAVVTGGAQGLGRGFAEVLLKNRAKVSLFDVDEVSGNTTKCVLEKEFGPDQILFCQCDVTSEEQFKDAFQRTVQKFGGINIVCNNAGISNETDWEKTVAVNLNGVIRGTYLALNHMKKENGGRGGVIINIASLAGIGPLPASPVYTASKHGVMGFCRAMAMASDAAGYGVRINVMCPAYVRTALLSAASSPECSGDFYSIKHMNKKSVEIFGIMEVSDVVKAFESLVLDESQNGTAVIVDTHGFYNFKFPSTEDILPRNTTE; encoded by the exons ATGGCATTGGACGGAAAAGTTGCGGTTGTTACAGGTGGTGCGCAAGGTCTGGGGAGAGGGTTCGCTGAAGTTCTGCTGAAAAACAGGGCAAAG gTGTCACTGTTTGATGTCGACGAAGTTTCAGGGAACACCACCAAATGTGTTTTGGAGAAAGAGTTCGGGCCAGACCAAATTCTCTTCTGTCAATGCGATGTCACATCTGAGGAGCAGTTCAAAG ATGCTTTCCAAAGGACCGTGCAGAAGTTTGGAGGGATCAACATTGTCTGTAACAATGCTGGCATCAGCAATGAGACAGACTGGGAGAAAACCGTTGCCGTTAACCTG aatggtgTGATCAGAGGGACCTACCTGGCCCTGAACCACATGAAGAAGGAAAATGGAGGCAGAGGGGGAGTCATCATCAACATCGCCTCACTGGcag gtaTTGGTCCTTTGCCTGCCTCCCCTGTCTACACGGCTAGTAAACATGGAGTCATGGGTTTCTGCAGAGCCATGGCG ATGGCCTCAGATGCTGCTGGCTATGGCGTGAGAATAAACGTGATGTGTCCTGCATATGTGCGGACCGCTCTCCTATCTGCTGCGAGTTCTCCAGAATGTTCTGGAGACTTCTACAGCATCAAGCACATGAACAAGAAGTCTGTGGAGATCTTTGGTATTATGGA ggtgtCAGACGTCGTGAAGGCGTTTGAGAGCCTGGTTCTGGATGAGAGTCAGAATGGAACGGCTGTCATTGTGGACACACATGGCTTTTACAACTTCAAGTTTCCCTCCACAGAGGATATACTACCAAGAAACACCACAGAGTAA